The following proteins are co-located in the Paludibaculum fermentans genome:
- a CDS encoding SBBP repeat-containing protein, with protein sequence MKTSSVLGAAWLAATMAAGMLPGQQEAQFHYFLGKDPAQWRRGETLRLRNRDRIRAASLSYSTFLGGGSNEHASAVVTDDQGNIYMTGYTMSADFPVTEDAYQGSLGYSGYSTDAFVAKFDANGRLVYCTFLGGASDDKANAIAVDRYGNAYITGSTISRDFPTTEGAIVTTLGTAAGAAAGVFVTKLNAAGNSILYSTLLARGVASDSGNAIAVDAAGYALVAGKTSAVQLRVTTGAMAALGTGSGFLVKLNPAGSRFVFVTSMSRLTDQVNALTTDRDGNVYVTGSTNDLEPRDGGAQRSNAGRTLFLTSDAGAHWALPGPGLEDMRVASVTFDPRNAAVVYAAGTRGLFRSTDGGGSWSLFYSGENIAKVVLDPSDSSHMVVFAFTSVVFRYTQLSSRDGGLSWTSQVTNFGDMVCDPADARRCSAGGSAGFYFSADGGDTWGMTTIVGENNFSAPVIDRGNPGTLYSTNNHGVWRSQNFGVTWSSVNRAVPIAGLVVHPDGNGVLYGAYASFLLKSVDGGVNWTQIGYALSSRLFFDPVDRRTLYQAGSQGLLRSTDDGRSFEAVASQPLNSNVFGLEFAPNQPGVWFALSGAATDAFLTKVSADGSTQLFSTYFGGASADTANRIALDGSGNIYIAGSTNSSDLNGAVNAYGGGRGDAFVAKFSADGSRLLYSRLVGGQDFESGLGLAVDAAGRAVLTGATYSADFPRTVDALPGAASGLYSIGYYLQLDPDGAVVSASYLGGPNEDSATAAAISTSGKVCIVGDTNSPEMATTPGAAQPVRNGFADTFLMILDLVR encoded by the coding sequence ATGAAGACGTCGAGCGTTCTGGGGGCGGCCTGGCTGGCGGCCACGATGGCGGCGGGTATGCTGCCGGGCCAGCAGGAGGCGCAGTTCCATTACTTCCTGGGAAAAGATCCGGCGCAATGGCGGCGCGGAGAGACGCTGAGATTGAGGAACCGGGACCGGATCCGGGCGGCCTCCCTGAGTTACTCCACCTTCCTCGGTGGCGGGTCGAACGAGCACGCGTCGGCCGTGGTGACCGATGACCAGGGGAACATCTACATGACCGGCTACACCATGTCGGCCGACTTTCCGGTAACGGAAGACGCCTATCAGGGTTCGCTGGGCTATAGCGGTTACAGCACGGACGCGTTTGTCGCCAAGTTCGATGCGAATGGCCGGCTGGTGTACTGCACGTTTCTGGGCGGCGCCTCCGATGACAAGGCCAACGCGATCGCTGTGGACCGGTATGGCAATGCGTACATCACGGGGAGCACGATTTCGCGGGATTTTCCCACGACGGAAGGCGCGATTGTCACAACATTGGGGACTGCCGCCGGCGCGGCAGCCGGGGTCTTCGTCACGAAGCTGAATGCCGCGGGCAACTCGATACTCTACTCGACGCTGTTGGCCCGCGGGGTTGCCTCAGACAGCGGCAACGCGATCGCCGTGGACGCGGCGGGCTACGCATTGGTGGCCGGCAAGACTTCGGCCGTTCAGCTTCGCGTGACAACCGGCGCGATGGCGGCCTTGGGTACGGGCAGCGGTTTCCTGGTGAAGCTGAATCCGGCGGGCTCACGTTTTGTCTTCGTCACTTCCATGTCGAGGCTGACCGATCAGGTCAATGCCTTGACGACGGACCGGGACGGGAATGTGTATGTCACGGGCAGCACCAATGACCTCGAGCCGCGCGACGGCGGCGCCCAGAGATCGAATGCCGGGCGGACCCTGTTTCTCACCTCGGACGCCGGAGCGCACTGGGCGCTGCCCGGGCCCGGACTGGAGGACATGCGTGTGGCGAGCGTGACTTTTGATCCGCGGAATGCCGCAGTGGTCTATGCTGCCGGGACCAGGGGGCTGTTCCGCAGCACCGATGGCGGCGGCTCGTGGTCCCTTTTCTATAGCGGAGAGAATATTGCGAAGGTTGTGCTGGATCCCAGCGACTCAAGCCATATGGTGGTCTTTGCATTTACTTCCGTAGTGTTCCGGTATACCCAGCTGAGCAGCAGGGACGGTGGCCTGAGTTGGACGTCTCAGGTGACGAACTTCGGAGACATGGTGTGCGACCCGGCGGATGCCCGGAGGTGCTCAGCAGGGGGCAGCGCGGGCTTCTACTTCAGCGCGGACGGCGGCGACACGTGGGGGATGACGACGATCGTTGGCGAAAACAACTTCTCCGCTCCGGTGATCGATCGGGGCAACCCCGGCACATTGTATTCGACGAACAACCACGGAGTTTGGCGCAGCCAGAACTTCGGCGTAACGTGGTCCTCAGTGAACCGTGCAGTCCCGATCGCCGGGCTGGTGGTCCACCCTGACGGCAATGGTGTGCTGTACGGGGCTTATGCCTCTTTCCTGCTGAAGAGCGTGGATGGCGGAGTGAACTGGACACAGATCGGCTATGCCCTGAGTTCGAGATTGTTCTTCGATCCGGTGGATCGCAGGACCCTTTACCAGGCGGGTTCGCAAGGGCTGCTTCGCAGTACGGACGATGGCAGGAGTTTTGAAGCGGTGGCCTCCCAGCCGCTGAATTCCAATGTCTTCGGGCTGGAGTTCGCACCCAACCAACCCGGCGTCTGGTTTGCCCTGAGCGGTGCCGCCACCGACGCCTTCCTCACCAAGGTGAGCGCTGACGGAAGTACTCAGTTGTTCTCCACTTACTTCGGCGGCGCCAGCGCCGACACCGCCAACCGGATCGCCTTGGATGGGAGTGGCAATATCTACATCGCGGGTTCCACGAATTCGAGCGATTTGAATGGGGCAGTGAATGCGTATGGCGGCGGCCGGGGCGATGCCTTTGTGGCGAAGTTCAGCGCCGACGGATCGCGACTGCTTTATTCACGGCTGGTGGGCGGGCAGGACTTTGAAAGCGGGTTGGGCCTGGCTGTGGATGCGGCGGGGCGCGCGGTGCTGACCGGCGCCACCTACTCGGCCGACTTTCCCCGGACCGTGGACGCCCTGCCTGGCGCGGCGTCCGGCCTCTATTCCATCGGCTACTACCTGCAACTGGATCCGGATGGAGCCGTGGTCTCCGCGTCCTATCTGGGCGGACCGAACGAGGACAGCGCCACGGCGGCGGCGATCTCCACCAGTGGCAAGGTGTGTATTGTCGGTGACACCAACTCGCCCGAGATGGCCACGACACCGGGCGCGGCGCAGCCGGTGCGGAACGGATTCGCCGACACGTTTTTGATGATCCTGGATCTGGTGCGGTGA
- a CDS encoding bifunctional helix-turn-helix transcriptional regulator/GNAT family N-acetyltransferase yields MANGAISSTQADQIAVVRDFNRFYTARLGLLRKRHLDGEFSLTEARILYEIGTTPRTTAATLRGRLGLDAGYLSRLLALLTKRKLIRQTASREDGREKLLTLAAAGEAAVARLNEQSSLQISDLLAGLGAEERGLLVQSLSKVRSLLSQSDEEPVQVVRLTESSEDAIGLLHEYYEAVHVVRRDTPRSIEKMIHGASSGLWLAYLEGEAVGCVALKSLPSIASAVECKRLYVRPSARGRHIAEKLLDAQEEFARSQGLQWIYLDSYDDLKAAIALYRKRGYVACERYNDNPQATVFLRKYIGAGR; encoded by the coding sequence ATGGCCAACGGCGCTATATCGAGCACGCAGGCAGACCAGATTGCCGTGGTCCGCGACTTCAATCGTTTCTATACGGCGCGATTGGGGTTGCTGCGGAAACGGCACCTGGACGGAGAGTTTTCGCTGACGGAGGCCCGGATCCTTTACGAGATCGGGACCACTCCGCGGACTACCGCCGCGACGTTGCGTGGCAGGCTGGGGCTCGATGCCGGCTACCTCAGCCGCTTGCTCGCGCTGCTGACGAAGCGGAAGCTGATCCGTCAAACGGCGTCCAGGGAAGATGGGCGCGAGAAGCTGCTCACGCTGGCAGCAGCGGGTGAGGCGGCGGTGGCCCGGCTCAATGAACAATCCTCGCTCCAGATCAGCGACCTGCTCGCGGGCCTCGGCGCCGAAGAGCGCGGACTGCTGGTGCAGTCGTTGTCCAAGGTTCGCTCGCTTCTCAGCCAGAGCGACGAAGAGCCCGTGCAGGTGGTACGGCTGACGGAGTCCAGTGAGGATGCGATCGGCCTGCTGCACGAGTATTACGAAGCCGTCCATGTGGTGCGGCGCGACACTCCACGGAGCATTGAGAAGATGATCCATGGCGCCTCGTCGGGCCTCTGGCTGGCGTATCTCGAAGGCGAGGCGGTCGGCTGTGTAGCGCTGAAGAGTCTGCCTTCCATTGCCTCCGCCGTCGAATGCAAACGGCTTTACGTGCGGCCTTCGGCGCGCGGACGCCACATCGCCGAAAAGCTGTTGGATGCGCAGGAGGAGTTTGCCCGTAGCCAGGGCCTGCAATGGATCTACCTGGACAGCTATGACGACCTCAAGGCGGCCATCGCCCTATACCGGAAACGGGGCTACGTCGCCTGCGAGCGCTACAACGACAATCCGCAGGCAACGGTGTTTCTCCGGAAGTACATCGGGGCTGGCCGGTAG
- a CDS encoding replication protein RepA yields the protein MRDRSSRGPNSPRDGGFERVGEALRLGYPELLVSKRRLRQVESIQLVRERRETETQNLGFSSRPFVLCGLPVKRPPTGCLLHERRNGRFVLQVTGHPSYGLPWGQDRLIPIFLATLAIRQKSPRIQFSSAAQMLDAFGLQQGGSQYRRLIASFQRIFGATIFFGTDTQLERTAVVHCARFNFMTEARIWYSRYSNEQLLPGDCQNVILLSDQFYREILDHPIPTDLDAAKALSSCPAALDLFMWLSYRCFTATRQEWIPLFGRFGLASQLGSAEYARPRKFREKLEGWLGIVRAMWPMCPAVIDEHGTGLMLDRAYAVSPKDQARPA from the coding sequence ATGCGCGACCGGAGCTCGCGCGGTCCGAACAGTCCAAGAGACGGTGGGTTCGAGCGGGTTGGGGAAGCTCTGCGGCTGGGATATCCCGAACTACTTGTCTCCAAGCGACGGCTCCGGCAGGTAGAGTCCATCCAGTTGGTTCGAGAACGACGGGAGACCGAGACTCAGAATCTCGGATTCTCGTCGCGCCCCTTTGTTCTCTGTGGGCTGCCGGTGAAGCGCCCTCCCACGGGGTGCCTCCTCCATGAGCGCCGCAATGGACGGTTCGTCCTCCAGGTGACCGGGCATCCGAGCTATGGATTGCCCTGGGGGCAGGACCGACTGATTCCCATCTTCTTGGCGACCCTCGCGATTCGACAAAAGTCACCACGGATCCAATTCAGTAGCGCAGCGCAGATGCTTGACGCCTTCGGGCTTCAGCAAGGGGGCTCACAGTACCGCCGGCTAATTGCCTCATTCCAGAGGATCTTTGGTGCAACGATCTTCTTCGGCACAGACACGCAACTTGAACGTACAGCCGTCGTCCACTGCGCCCGGTTCAACTTCATGACTGAGGCGAGGATCTGGTACTCGAGGTACTCCAATGAGCAGCTGCTGCCTGGGGACTGCCAGAACGTGATCCTGCTGAGCGATCAGTTCTATCGAGAGATTCTGGACCACCCGATTCCCACAGATCTAGACGCAGCCAAAGCTCTGTCTTCCTGTCCGGCGGCTCTGGACCTGTTCATGTGGCTTTCCTATCGCTGCTTTACGGCAACGCGGCAAGAATGGATACCTCTTTTCGGGCGCTTCGGTCTGGCGAGCCAGTTGGGGAGTGCCGAATACGCGCGGCCGCGCAAGTTCAGGGAGAAGTTGGAGGGCTGGCTCGGAATTGTTCGAGCGATGTGGCCGATGTGTCCGGCGGTCATTGACGAGCATGGGACGGGACTGATGCTGGATCGTGCATATGCGGTTTCGCCGAAAGATCAAGCGCGGCCTGCGTGA
- a CDS encoding serine/threonine-protein kinase: MISLIQTFRRLTLRIGTRTETAVDSPVCRDPAAAVEVEALGKWGNFVIREQIAQGAFGQVYRAWDPALAREVALKLYPTVDNTLSSEVVEEGRMLARLRHQNIATVYGAAIQDGRVGLWMELIKGQSLAELLASQGPMSSREAAVIGTDLCHALATVHAVGLLHRDIKAQNLMRESGGRIVLIDFGLGEDRKKADFKGQAELAGTPFYMAPELFDGERASVRSEVYSVGVLLFHLVSGRFPIEADNIDELRNAQRLQLVQDLAELRPELPAAFVSLVRRATALDPTDRFSSVAELARPLRDLLSGENRFEAGRLLTRRTAILTAAAVTSALAGITVWRSKWQGSPFRTNPGEALLISPIENLTGDAELDGFGTALHQFVSQSGFFNLLGADEINSSIERMDRTKSESSHPDVARELALRNGAHIIVFGNLSRIGDEFALMLRVEKLGEDPNAVESKRDTRWNASGKRELFGVIRDAGNWIRSECGEGADSIAERERAPEDVTTSSWQALKLFGVAESLKMADRGEDAIGILKQAVQFDPEFTLAYMRIGDIRLGQGNYDEGEQWWAKAVGILGRRRLSEREDFRIKAMLAGDSTQYAECERIYRAYVVRFPNDWYAHWRHGSVLDHFDSSKEAAEELKTADRLRPNTWRIHAQLCATYLANSDFGSAMSAAQTLRKLKQPEWAKLYEAPCALLRGDIPAAERLYLELYRSEAAQRLAVAPILLASFYTELGRLEEAILVLDESLKRDQGAVGVSDIAARMLCKAWIEQSAGRSGDAVLTLQAALARSDSADTRFNAGLLYARLGHISEAERLKGTFNPAHRFQINAVAPHRLAGEIALARGAFERAYSSFEAAAAHEPPAHHKEPLARAYAKAGRWGRSMALYDSMLSRPGRICRYLDQEAPGLWMDSTLQHACVAAEAGSIEAARKSVGRYRAVRGNKTTVLTDQLAQRRAEELIQSDTERLR, translated from the coding sequence ATGATCTCCCTGATTCAGACATTTCGAAGGTTAACACTGCGCATCGGCACTCGCACAGAGACCGCAGTGGACAGCCCGGTCTGTCGTGATCCGGCTGCGGCCGTCGAGGTGGAAGCCCTGGGTAAATGGGGCAATTTCGTCATTCGGGAGCAAATCGCGCAGGGCGCTTTTGGGCAAGTATATCGCGCATGGGATCCAGCGCTAGCCCGGGAAGTGGCGTTGAAGCTCTACCCGACAGTTGACAACACGCTCAGCTCAGAAGTCGTAGAGGAGGGCCGTATGTTGGCGCGACTGCGGCATCAGAACATCGCCACAGTCTACGGCGCGGCTATTCAAGACGGTCGTGTCGGACTTTGGATGGAGCTCATCAAGGGGCAGTCGCTGGCCGAACTGCTTGCCTCACAAGGACCGATGAGTTCCAGGGAAGCCGCAGTTATTGGAACTGACCTATGTCACGCATTGGCGACGGTTCACGCTGTGGGCCTGTTGCATCGTGACATTAAGGCTCAGAACCTGATGAGAGAAAGTGGCGGACGTATTGTCCTGATCGACTTCGGCCTCGGCGAGGACAGGAAGAAGGCGGACTTCAAGGGACAGGCCGAACTTGCCGGCACACCCTTCTATATGGCCCCAGAGCTCTTCGACGGGGAGCGCGCGAGTGTGCGCTCGGAGGTCTATTCCGTCGGCGTTCTGCTCTTCCATCTGGTATCTGGCCGTTTCCCGATTGAAGCTGACAACATCGACGAACTGCGGAACGCCCAACGGCTGCAGCTCGTTCAGGATCTGGCGGAGCTTCGGCCTGAGCTGCCCGCGGCGTTCGTATCACTGGTCCGGCGCGCAACGGCTCTTGATCCTACGGACCGATTTTCCAGTGTGGCTGAGCTCGCGCGACCTCTTCGAGACCTGCTCTCCGGTGAGAATCGTTTCGAGGCGGGACGTCTGCTGACCCGCCGAACCGCGATCCTCACAGCTGCCGCGGTCACGTCGGCGCTCGCCGGGATCACAGTTTGGCGTTCAAAATGGCAGGGAAGTCCGTTTCGCACCAACCCCGGCGAGGCCCTCCTGATCAGCCCAATAGAGAACCTAACGGGCGACGCAGAACTCGATGGATTCGGAACCGCGCTGCATCAGTTCGTTTCACAGTCCGGGTTCTTCAATCTCCTGGGGGCCGACGAGATCAACAGTTCCATTGAGCGGATGGACCGGACCAAATCAGAATCTTCTCATCCCGATGTTGCGCGGGAACTAGCGCTGCGCAACGGTGCCCATATCATCGTATTCGGAAACCTGTCCCGGATTGGAGATGAGTTTGCGCTCATGCTTCGGGTGGAGAAGCTCGGCGAAGACCCGAATGCTGTTGAATCGAAACGCGACACGCGCTGGAATGCGTCGGGGAAACGGGAATTGTTCGGGGTGATCCGGGACGCGGGCAATTGGATCCGCTCCGAGTGTGGTGAAGGCGCGGATAGCATTGCCGAACGGGAGCGCGCACCGGAGGATGTCACAACCAGTTCCTGGCAAGCGCTCAAGCTCTTCGGCGTGGCGGAGAGCCTCAAGATGGCAGACAGAGGAGAGGACGCGATTGGGATTCTGAAGCAGGCCGTGCAATTTGATCCAGAGTTCACTTTGGCATACATGCGAATTGGAGACATCCGCCTGGGTCAAGGCAACTATGATGAAGGTGAACAGTGGTGGGCGAAGGCGGTGGGCATTCTCGGGCGGCGCAGGCTTTCTGAGCGCGAGGATTTCCGCATCAAAGCAATGCTGGCTGGAGATTCCACGCAATATGCCGAGTGCGAACGCATTTATCGTGCCTATGTGGTTCGATTTCCAAACGACTGGTATGCCCATTGGCGGCATGGCAGCGTCCTGGATCACTTCGACTCCAGCAAGGAGGCCGCAGAGGAACTGAAGACCGCTGACCGGCTGCGCCCCAATACCTGGCGGATTCACGCTCAGCTCTGCGCTACCTATCTTGCCAATAGTGATTTCGGCTCGGCCATGTCTGCAGCCCAGACGCTCAGGAAGCTGAAGCAGCCGGAATGGGCTAAGTTGTATGAAGCGCCATGCGCTCTTCTCCGGGGAGACATCCCGGCGGCGGAGCGGCTATACCTGGAACTTTACCGGTCCGAGGCAGCACAACGTTTGGCCGTAGCGCCTATCCTGTTGGCAAGCTTCTATACCGAACTTGGCCGCCTCGAAGAGGCCATCCTGGTTCTGGACGAGAGCTTGAAGCGCGATCAAGGAGCCGTCGGGGTATCTGATATAGCCGCGCGAATGCTCTGCAAAGCCTGGATCGAACAATCCGCTGGGCGTTCCGGCGATGCCGTTCTCACGCTCCAGGCCGCGCTCGCCCGATCGGATTCCGCCGACACGCGCTTCAACGCAGGACTCCTGTACGCCCGACTCGGCCACATTTCCGAGGCTGAACGGCTGAAAGGCACTTTCAACCCCGCACACAGATTCCAGATCAACGCGGTTGCTCCGCATCGTCTGGCTGGGGAAATTGCATTGGCACGTGGAGCCTTCGAGCGGGCCTACAGCAGTTTCGAGGCCGCGGCCGCCCACGAACCGCCCGCACATCACAAAGAGCCGCTGGCGCGCGCTTATGCAAAGGCCGGCCGTTGGGGGCGAAGTATGGCTCTTTACGATTCGATGCTGAGCCGGCCCGGCAGAATCTGCCGTTACCTGGATCAGGAAGCGCCAGGCCTCTGGATGGATAGTACTTTGCAGCACGCTTGTGTTGCCGCAGAGGCGGGAAGTATTGAGGCTGCTCGCAAATCCGTTGGTCGTTATCGTGCGGTGCGTGGAAATAAGACCACAGTTTTGACCGATCAGCTGGCCCAACGACGAGCCGAAGAATTGATTCAATCTGACACAGAAAGGTTGCGATGA
- a CDS encoding sigma 54-interacting transcriptional regulator, translated as MNDRLVGIQGPMKGIVVPLPIPLVQLGRDGSNHIKLEDLLVSRQHCLLRFQDSIWIVEDLSSANGTFVNGERIMARALVAGDHLSIGDSAFLFLGGETEGPDRVSIDEEGQDLLATIRLPVAETGGRSTATPLITAEQSVQLLTRIGLSLNSWRSLNGLQRQLLESIMSLLPPERAAILLLDPGTETPVASYGWERGIGGTEPADIRVSRTLIRMVMDDKCAFAGAPGSDPRLDGAASIRSTRIASIAAAPLLIAGRPLGLIYLETSDPSCLFGQAEVTLLAAIAGMASQPLESALRIERLDSEVRRLRSDLGQTLNMTGDSPKMRKIYDSILRAAPSDATVLLLGESGTGKELAARAIHANSPRRKEAWVAVNCAAIAENLLESELFGHERGAFTGAISQKRGKLELADGGTLFLDEIGELPAPSQSKLLRALQEKELERVGGSRPIKVDFRLVAATNRDLAELVEQGKFRDDLYYRLNVVALRMPALRDREKDILVLADLFLERFARKAGRLIRGFSSAARAALLQYTWPGNVRELQNTVERAVVLGQSDWIEFEDLPDEIAGVIPAGIMAATGYHSGVLQSKRQLLTSAMEAASGNYTQAAARLGINVKYLHRLLRAYGLKANRE; from the coding sequence ATGAACGACAGACTGGTTGGAATTCAGGGCCCCATGAAGGGAATCGTGGTGCCGCTGCCGATCCCGCTCGTGCAACTCGGCAGAGATGGGTCGAACCACATCAAATTGGAAGATCTGCTCGTCTCGCGTCAGCACTGCCTTTTGCGCTTCCAGGATTCGATCTGGATTGTCGAAGATCTGAGCAGTGCAAATGGAACTTTCGTCAATGGCGAAAGGATAATGGCGAGAGCACTTGTCGCTGGCGACCACCTATCGATCGGAGATAGTGCGTTTCTATTTCTGGGGGGGGAAACCGAGGGGCCCGACCGGGTATCAATCGACGAAGAAGGACAGGACCTGCTCGCCACCATCCGTCTCCCGGTCGCGGAAACGGGCGGCAGGTCGACAGCGACGCCGCTTATCACGGCTGAGCAGAGTGTCCAATTGCTGACCAGAATTGGCCTTTCCCTGAATTCGTGGCGGAGCCTCAACGGGCTGCAGCGGCAATTGCTGGAATCAATCATGTCCTTACTGCCGCCTGAACGCGCGGCGATTCTGCTTCTTGACCCGGGCACTGAGACCCCTGTCGCCAGCTATGGCTGGGAACGTGGCATAGGGGGGACTGAGCCCGCTGACATTCGCGTAAGTCGTACGTTGATCCGCATGGTGATGGATGACAAATGCGCCTTCGCCGGTGCTCCGGGTTCAGATCCACGACTCGATGGCGCGGCAAGCATTCGCTCCACGCGCATAGCCTCCATCGCTGCCGCGCCGCTGCTCATCGCGGGACGCCCGCTCGGCTTGATCTACCTGGAGACTTCCGACCCTTCCTGCCTATTCGGCCAAGCAGAGGTGACCCTGCTGGCGGCGATCGCGGGCATGGCCTCGCAACCCCTGGAGAGTGCGCTCCGGATTGAACGGCTCGATAGTGAAGTTCGTCGGCTGCGTTCCGATCTTGGGCAGACCTTGAACATGACTGGCGACAGCCCGAAGATGCGGAAGATCTATGACTCAATCCTGAGAGCTGCGCCATCCGATGCGACAGTGCTGCTGTTGGGGGAGAGCGGCACGGGCAAGGAACTGGCTGCACGGGCGATCCATGCGAACAGCCCGCGCCGGAAGGAGGCCTGGGTGGCCGTCAATTGCGCCGCCATTGCCGAGAACTTACTGGAAAGTGAACTATTTGGCCACGAACGTGGTGCTTTCACGGGCGCGATCTCGCAGAAACGCGGGAAACTGGAGCTTGCGGACGGTGGAACGCTGTTCCTAGACGAAATCGGCGAACTGCCGGCTCCCTCGCAGTCCAAACTCCTTCGTGCGCTGCAGGAAAAGGAGCTCGAGAGAGTCGGAGGGTCGAGGCCAATCAAAGTCGATTTTCGTTTGGTGGCCGCTACCAATCGCGATCTCGCAGAACTCGTAGAACAGGGAAAGTTCCGTGATGACCTGTATTACCGACTGAATGTGGTGGCGCTGCGAATGCCTGCGCTCCGCGACAGGGAGAAGGATATTCTGGTTCTGGCCGATCTCTTTCTCGAGCGCTTCGCCCGCAAGGCGGGGCGTCTCATCAGAGGCTTCTCATCCGCCGCGCGCGCCGCTCTCCTTCAGTACACATGGCCGGGCAATGTCCGTGAACTCCAGAACACGGTTGAGCGCGCGGTCGTGCTCGGACAGAGCGACTGGATCGAGTTCGAAGATCTGCCGGACGAGATTGCCGGCGTGATACCGGCCGGGATCATGGCCGCCACCGGTTACCACTCCGGCGTCTTGCAGTCAAAACGGCAGCTACTCACAAGTGCCATGGAAGCTGCTTCAGGAAACTACACGCAGGCAGCGGCTCGACTCGGCATCAACGTGAAGTACCTACACCGCCTGCTTCGTGCATACGGGCTGAAGGCAAACCGAGAGTAA